In Harmonia axyridis chromosome 6, icHarAxyr1.1, whole genome shotgun sequence, a single window of DNA contains:
- the LOC123682955 gene encoding prominin-like protein isoform X3, which yields MGNVRNNSGSQKRNGDARGSVGFYSFLLTCLVLLLAVGVSSSDNGDNFIRKLNKIGENLDKALSTAMDLKEPNYTSININVTYKSVSKYNPRGLGELYNITKIFIKTILKDAIPKNVFSVRDNQVVVNAEDKVFDLILQYSLVILICLIVVLLGAVMPVCGLFFCCCRCCGRCGARSRPYDKKHDLCRRIYLATLLIVCGTLLVFGVVCAFVTNARLQDGFESLPHDIRTSVQDTDKFLNNTNNEIDILLKKNFREFSDNIKNSLDECSDIVFKELEQISNATSMDDIKDIADQFPYIRKDYELLKNSTDELRIYASQLNDAVRRIKRDLLALLKDCVGKLEQCNTLNNDIAKLQTNVDFDKLPDINAQIRELDEIVDNTNWEEIARGKEKLDKIQRDIRNAVKNNTDIAYEKIQEAGRMIEKNSDKITSTVNKLRRKLHEIDRGEHGQESVLDTAQTYIDQYDAYRQYVSVAICFILLAITLFVSLGLICGICGKRPGGYGDDCCNKGSGSQFLMCGVMFMFFFTSIIAAATLVYLLVGVATQEAVCRSFRNPESSEVFRQIDQFDLKEYGLNGKLSHIIERCHRNQTLYKAFDLKQTFDINQIKNYISDFDIEDALNALNKTTSSIDFHDVVLLRPKQLNTLREIAESDFANVDFNKFLDELSANFTNVDLKVITAELEAAKDRVHDIAQTDPGAENLERGLESVMVQLSFYERNVVKPMQATADRVRVTASSLDTKLRLGHSSFKEGMTDLIIKVQQAQNSLKHEGPKMIRQAAADFAQNILKQCVKYKERVINKTENEVGRCGPLSNVYNATLTTVCDKIALQMNGFWFTLLCSMLVFLPTIVISVKLAILYQKQVPFSDYYVETGRGGKDKRRKKTKRREDRTQLTQRTPNAELVPRDVAAAPAGDTRNWEEFPAGGPPQYQRAPTEYERPPPYYYPGTTTCSPSAPSVLE from the exons ATGGGGAACGTAAGGAACAATTCTGGATCTCAAAAGAGGAATGGAGACGCAAGAGGATCTGTAGGTTTTTACAG CTTTTTGCTCACATGTCTAGTCCTTTTATTGGCTGTTGGCGTTTCTTCAAGCGACAACGGCGACAACTTTATCAGGAAACTCAACAAAATAGGGGAAAACTTGGACAAGGCACTCAGCACTGCCATGGACTTGAAAGAACCAAACTATACCAGCATCAATATCAACGTCACCTATAAGAGCGTGTCCAAGTATAACCCTAGAGGCCTTGGTGAGCTCTACAACATCACCAAGATTTTCATTAAGACGATATTGAAGGATGCAATCCCTAAAA ATGTCTTCTCCGTGCGCGACAACCAAGTGGTGGTGAACGCAGAAGACAAAGTGTTCGACCTGATACTTCAGTACTCTCTCGTGATCTTGATATGCCTGATTGTGGTGCTCCTAGGTGCTGTAATGCCCGTATGCGGCCTCTTCTTCTGCTGTTGCAGGTGCTGTGGAAGGTGCGGAGCCAGGTCCAGACCCTACGACAAGAAACACGACCTCTGTCGGAGGATCTACCTGGCAACCTTGTTGATCGTTTGTGGGACTCTCTTGGT GTTTGGCGTTGTCTGCGCGTTTGTCACCAACGCTCGTTTGCAAGACGGTTTCGAGAGTCTTCCTCACGATATACGCACTTCTGTGCAGGATACGGACAAGTTCTTGAACAACACCAACAACGAGATTGATATTCTGTTGAAGAAGAACTTCAGGGAGTTCTCGGATAACATCAAAAACAGCCTGGACG AATGTTCGGACATTGTCTTCAAAGAACTGGAACAGATCTCGAACGCCACGTCTATGGATGACATCAAAGACATTGCTGATCAGTTCCCGTACATAAGGAAGGACTACGAACTGCTCAAGAATTCCACTGATGAACTCAGGATATACGCTTCACAGCTTAACGATG CCGTCAGAAGGATAAAAAGGGACCTTCTTGCCTTGCTCAAGGACTGCGTTGGGAAGTTAGAACAGTGCAATACTCTGAACAACGACATAGCGAAGTTGCAGACTAACGTGGACTTCGACAAG cTCCCAGACATCAACGCCCAGATCAGAGAGTTGGACGAGATCGTGGACAACACCAACTGGGAGGAGATAGCCAGAGGCAAGGAGAAGCTGGACAAGATCCAGAGGGACATCAGGAACGCAGTCAAAAACAACACCGACATAGCCTACGAGAAGATCCAAGAAGCAG GCAGGATGATAGAAAAGAACTCCGACAAGATCACCTCCACCGTCAACAAGCTGCGCAGGAAGCTGCATGAGATCGACAGAGGTGAGCACGGTCAAGAATCGGTGCTGGACACTGCGCAGACGTACATCGACCAGTACGATGCCTACCGTCAGTACGTGAGCGTGGCCATCTGCTTCATTCTGCTGGCCATCACGCTCTTCGTGTCCTTGGGGCTTATATGCGGCATCTGTGGCAAGAGGCCAGGTGGTTACGGGGACGATTGCTGCAACAAGGGTAGCGGCAGTCAGTTCTTGATGTG CGGAGTCATGTTCATGTTCTTCTTCACGTCAATCATCGCAGCTGCCACTCTGGTGTACCTCCTGGTCGGCGTAGCGACGCAAGAGGCTGTCTGCAGGTCCTTCAGGAATCCCGAATCCAGCGAGGTGTTCAGACAGATCGATCAGTTCGATCTGAAGGAGTACGGTCTGAACGGCAAGCTGAGTCACATCATCGAAAGGTGCCACCGCAACCAGACTCTTTACAAGGCCTTCGACCTGAAGCAGACCTTCGATATCAATCAGATCAAGAACTACATCAGCGATTTCGACATCGAGGACGCTCTCAACGCCCTGAACAAGACCACGTCTAGCATAGATTTTCACGACGTGGTGCTGCTGAGACCCAAGCAGCTGAACACGCTCAGAGAGATCGCGGAGTCGGATTTCGCCAACGTGGACTTCAACAAGTTTCTGGATGAG CTCAGCGCCAACTTCACCAACGTGGACCTTAAGGTCATAACGGCCGAGTTGGAGGCGGCCAAAGACAGAGTCCACGATATCGCTCAGACAGATCCTGGAGCAGAAAATTTGGAAAGGGGATTGGAAAGCGTCATGGTCCAGCTCAGTTTCTACGAAAGGAATGTGGTGAAGCCGATGCAAGCCACTGCAGACAGAGTTAGG GTGACTGCTAGTAGTTTGGATACGAAACTTCGCCTGGGTCACAGCAGCTTCAAGGAAGGCATGACTGATCTCATTATCAAGGTGCAACAGGCTCAGAATTCTCTGAAACACGAGGGTCCCAAGATGATCAGACAG GCTGCTGCTGATTTCGCTCAAAATATCCTCAAGCAATGCGTGAAATACAAAGAACGCGTGATAAACAAGACGGAAAACGAAGTAGGCAGGTGTGGACCTCTCAGCAACGTTTACAACGCCACCTTGACCACGGTTTGCGACAAGATCGCTCTTCAGATG AACGGTTTCTGGTTCACCCTGCTGTGTTCCATGCTGGTCTTCCTGCCTACCATAGTGATATCGGTGAAACTGGCCATCCTGTACCAGAAACAAGTACCTTTCAGCGATTATTACGTAGAAAC cgGTCGCGGCGGTAAGGACAAGAGGAGAAAGAAAACGAAGAGAAGAGAAGACAGAACCCAACTGACACAGAGAACACCGAACGCTGAACTAGTGCCAAGAGATGTCGCTGCTGCTCCGGCAGGTGACACCAG GAATTGGGAGGAGTTCCCTGCCGGTGGACCTCCCCAATATCAAAGGGCCCCCACAGAGTACGAAAGACCGCCCCCTTATTATTACCCCGGTACCACCAC GTGTTCACCGTCTGCTCCCAGCGTTTTGGAGTGA
- the LOC123682955 gene encoding prominin-like protein isoform X4 codes for MGNVRNNSGSQKRNGDARGSVGFYSFLLTCLVLLLAVGVSSSDNGDNFIRKLNKIGENLDKALSTAMDLKEPNYTSININVTYKSVSKYNPRGLGELYNITKIFIKTILKDAIPKNVFSVRDNQVVVNAEDKVFDLILQYSLVILICLIVVLLGAVMPVCGLFFCCCRCCGRCGARSRPYDKKHDLCRRIYLATLLIVCGTLLVFGVVCAFVTNARLQDGFESLPHDIRTSVQDTDKFLNNTNNEIDILLKKNFREFSDNIKNSLDECSDIVFKELEQISNATSMDDIKDIADQFPYIRKDYELLKNSTDELRIYASQLNDAVRRIKRDLLALLKDCVGKLEQCNTLNNDIAKLQTNVDFDKLPDINAQIRELDEIVDNTNWEEIARGKEKLDKIQRDIRNAVKNNTDIAYEKIQEAGRMIEKNSDKITSTVNKLRRKLHEIDRGEHGQESVLDTAQTYIDQYDAYRQYVSVAICFILLAITLFVSLGLICGICGKRPGGYGDDCCNKGSGSQFLMCGVMFMFFFTSIIAAATLVYLLVGVATQEAVCRSFRNPESSEVFRQIDQFDLKEYGLNGKLSHIIERCHRNQTLYKAFDLKQTFDINQIKNYISDFDIEDALNALNKTTSSIDFHDVVLLRPKQLNTLREIAESDFANVDFNKFLDELSANFTNVDLKVITAELEAAKDRVHDIAQTDPGAENLERGLESVMVQLSFYERNVVKPMQATADRVRVTASSLDTKLRLGHSSFKEGMTDLIIKVQQAQNSLKHEGPKMIRQAAADFAQNILKQCVKYKERVINKTENEVGRCGPLSNVYNATLTTVCDKIALQMNGFWFTLLCSMLVFLPTIVISVKLAILYQKQVPFSDYYVETGRGGKDKRRKKTKRREDRTQLTQRTPNAELVPRDVAAAPAGDTRNWEEFPAGGPPQYQRAPTEYERPPPYYYPGTTTEQP; via the exons ATGGGGAACGTAAGGAACAATTCTGGATCTCAAAAGAGGAATGGAGACGCAAGAGGATCTGTAGGTTTTTACAG CTTTTTGCTCACATGTCTAGTCCTTTTATTGGCTGTTGGCGTTTCTTCAAGCGACAACGGCGACAACTTTATCAGGAAACTCAACAAAATAGGGGAAAACTTGGACAAGGCACTCAGCACTGCCATGGACTTGAAAGAACCAAACTATACCAGCATCAATATCAACGTCACCTATAAGAGCGTGTCCAAGTATAACCCTAGAGGCCTTGGTGAGCTCTACAACATCACCAAGATTTTCATTAAGACGATATTGAAGGATGCAATCCCTAAAA ATGTCTTCTCCGTGCGCGACAACCAAGTGGTGGTGAACGCAGAAGACAAAGTGTTCGACCTGATACTTCAGTACTCTCTCGTGATCTTGATATGCCTGATTGTGGTGCTCCTAGGTGCTGTAATGCCCGTATGCGGCCTCTTCTTCTGCTGTTGCAGGTGCTGTGGAAGGTGCGGAGCCAGGTCCAGACCCTACGACAAGAAACACGACCTCTGTCGGAGGATCTACCTGGCAACCTTGTTGATCGTTTGTGGGACTCTCTTGGT GTTTGGCGTTGTCTGCGCGTTTGTCACCAACGCTCGTTTGCAAGACGGTTTCGAGAGTCTTCCTCACGATATACGCACTTCTGTGCAGGATACGGACAAGTTCTTGAACAACACCAACAACGAGATTGATATTCTGTTGAAGAAGAACTTCAGGGAGTTCTCGGATAACATCAAAAACAGCCTGGACG AATGTTCGGACATTGTCTTCAAAGAACTGGAACAGATCTCGAACGCCACGTCTATGGATGACATCAAAGACATTGCTGATCAGTTCCCGTACATAAGGAAGGACTACGAACTGCTCAAGAATTCCACTGATGAACTCAGGATATACGCTTCACAGCTTAACGATG CCGTCAGAAGGATAAAAAGGGACCTTCTTGCCTTGCTCAAGGACTGCGTTGGGAAGTTAGAACAGTGCAATACTCTGAACAACGACATAGCGAAGTTGCAGACTAACGTGGACTTCGACAAG cTCCCAGACATCAACGCCCAGATCAGAGAGTTGGACGAGATCGTGGACAACACCAACTGGGAGGAGATAGCCAGAGGCAAGGAGAAGCTGGACAAGATCCAGAGGGACATCAGGAACGCAGTCAAAAACAACACCGACATAGCCTACGAGAAGATCCAAGAAGCAG GCAGGATGATAGAAAAGAACTCCGACAAGATCACCTCCACCGTCAACAAGCTGCGCAGGAAGCTGCATGAGATCGACAGAGGTGAGCACGGTCAAGAATCGGTGCTGGACACTGCGCAGACGTACATCGACCAGTACGATGCCTACCGTCAGTACGTGAGCGTGGCCATCTGCTTCATTCTGCTGGCCATCACGCTCTTCGTGTCCTTGGGGCTTATATGCGGCATCTGTGGCAAGAGGCCAGGTGGTTACGGGGACGATTGCTGCAACAAGGGTAGCGGCAGTCAGTTCTTGATGTG CGGAGTCATGTTCATGTTCTTCTTCACGTCAATCATCGCAGCTGCCACTCTGGTGTACCTCCTGGTCGGCGTAGCGACGCAAGAGGCTGTCTGCAGGTCCTTCAGGAATCCCGAATCCAGCGAGGTGTTCAGACAGATCGATCAGTTCGATCTGAAGGAGTACGGTCTGAACGGCAAGCTGAGTCACATCATCGAAAGGTGCCACCGCAACCAGACTCTTTACAAGGCCTTCGACCTGAAGCAGACCTTCGATATCAATCAGATCAAGAACTACATCAGCGATTTCGACATCGAGGACGCTCTCAACGCCCTGAACAAGACCACGTCTAGCATAGATTTTCACGACGTGGTGCTGCTGAGACCCAAGCAGCTGAACACGCTCAGAGAGATCGCGGAGTCGGATTTCGCCAACGTGGACTTCAACAAGTTTCTGGATGAG CTCAGCGCCAACTTCACCAACGTGGACCTTAAGGTCATAACGGCCGAGTTGGAGGCGGCCAAAGACAGAGTCCACGATATCGCTCAGACAGATCCTGGAGCAGAAAATTTGGAAAGGGGATTGGAAAGCGTCATGGTCCAGCTCAGTTTCTACGAAAGGAATGTGGTGAAGCCGATGCAAGCCACTGCAGACAGAGTTAGG GTGACTGCTAGTAGTTTGGATACGAAACTTCGCCTGGGTCACAGCAGCTTCAAGGAAGGCATGACTGATCTCATTATCAAGGTGCAACAGGCTCAGAATTCTCTGAAACACGAGGGTCCCAAGATGATCAGACAG GCTGCTGCTGATTTCGCTCAAAATATCCTCAAGCAATGCGTGAAATACAAAGAACGCGTGATAAACAAGACGGAAAACGAAGTAGGCAGGTGTGGACCTCTCAGCAACGTTTACAACGCCACCTTGACCACGGTTTGCGACAAGATCGCTCTTCAGATG AACGGTTTCTGGTTCACCCTGCTGTGTTCCATGCTGGTCTTCCTGCCTACCATAGTGATATCGGTGAAACTGGCCATCCTGTACCAGAAACAAGTACCTTTCAGCGATTATTACGTAGAAAC cgGTCGCGGCGGTAAGGACAAGAGGAGAAAGAAAACGAAGAGAAGAGAAGACAGAACCCAACTGACACAGAGAACACCGAACGCTGAACTAGTGCCAAGAGATGTCGCTGCTGCTCCGGCAGGTGACACCAG GAATTGGGAGGAGTTCCCTGCCGGTGGACCTCCCCAATATCAAAGGGCCCCCACAGAGTACGAAAGACCGCCCCCTTATTATTACCCCGGTACCACCAC GGAACAACCTTAA